The sequence below is a genomic window from Thermodesulfobacteriota bacterium.
AGCACGCCAACCTCCTGACCCGCACCATGCTGGTGGGGCAGGCTGTCTCCGAGTCCACCGGCATCTACTCCCTGGTGGTGGCGTTGCTCCTCATCTTCGTGGTCTGACGCGGGGAAAATCGTCTCGCCAGCGCTGAAAGCCGTTTGATTGCGGCAAAGCCTTCGTGTATGATCGCGCCCGCTCTGCCCCCGGGTTACGGAGGAATAGCCTCGTGATCAACATCAACGCCACGCTGCTCGTGCAGCTCGTCAACTTTCTGCTCCTCATGTACCTCCTGAACCGCCTCCTCTTTCGCCCCATGCTCCGGGTGCTCGAGGAGCGAAGCGACCGCACCGAGGGCCGCCGCAAGCAGGCCGCCCAGCTCTCCTCCGAGAGCCAGGCCCTTTGGGACGACTATCAGAAGCGCCTCCAGGCCGCCAAGGCCGACGCCGACCGCACCCGCACCCAGGTGATCCGCCAGGCCGAGGCGCAGCGCGACCGATTGCTGGAAGCGGCCTCCGGCGAGGCGGACAAGGCGGTCACCCAGGTACGAGCCCGCCTGCGGGCCGAGTCCGAGGACGCCCGCAAGGCCCTTCGCGCCCAGGTCGCCCCGCTTGCGACTGCCGTCGCCCAGCGCATCCTCGGGAGGGCCGTCTGATGCTCCGCCGCACCCTCGCCTTGTCGCTCCTCGCCGGGGCACTCCTCCTTCTCCCCGGCCTCGTCTGGGCCGCTGCCGACACCGGCCGCTCGCCCCTCTACGATCTCGCCATGAAGTTCGTCAACTTCGGCATCCTGGCCGGAGGCCTCTTCTACTTCCTCCGAAAGCCCGTGTCCCAGGCCCTGGCCCAGCGCCGCGACGGCATCAAGAAAGAGCTCGAGGAGGCCCTTGCCGCCCGGGACGCCGCCGAGGCCAAGTACCAGGAGCACAAGGCCCGCGTCGCCGCCCTGGAGAGCGAGATCCAGAGCATCCACGCCGACTTCAAGGCCGAGGGGGAGCGCCAGAGGGAGCGGATCCTGGCCGACGCCGAGAAGGCCGCCGCTTCCATCCGGCGCCAGGTGGAGGCCGCCGCCGCCAACGAGGTGAAGCGCGCCACCGACGAACTGCGCTCCGAGGCCGCCGCGCTGGCGGTCCAGCTGGCCCAGGAGCTCCTCTCCAAGGCCTACACCCCCGAGGACCAGAAGAAGGCCGTCGAGCTCACCATCCAGAACATCGGGAGGGTGCATTGATCCGCTCACGAATTGCCCAGCGCTATGCCAAAGCGCTCTTCGAGCTCGCCCAGGAGGCCGGCAAGACGGCCCGGGTTGCCCAGGAGCTGGCGGCCGTGCAGGAAGCCCTGGCCACCCAGGAGGAGCTGCGCGTTGCCCTCCTGAGCCCGGTGCTCCCCCGGCCCGCCAAGGCCGAGGTCCTCGACGCCGTGCTGACCGCGGCCGAGCTCGATCCCCTCTGCGCAAACTTCCTTCGGGTGCTGCTGGCGGCCCGCAAGCTT
It includes:
- a CDS encoding ATP synthase F0 subunit B, giving the protein MLRRTLALSLLAGALLLLPGLVWAAADTGRSPLYDLAMKFVNFGILAGGLFYFLRKPVSQALAQRRDGIKKELEEALAARDAAEAKYQEHKARVAALESEIQSIHADFKAEGERQRERILADAEKAAASIRRQVEAAAANEVKRATDELRSEAAALAVQLAQELLSKAYTPEDQKKAVELTIQNIGRVH
- the atpF gene encoding F0F1 ATP synthase subunit B, with amino-acid sequence MININATLLVQLVNFLLLMYLLNRLLFRPMLRVLEERSDRTEGRRKQAAQLSSESQALWDDYQKRLQAAKADADRTRTQVIRQAEAQRDRLLEAASGEADKAVTQVRARLRAESEDARKALRAQVAPLATAVAQRILGRAV